The segment AACAATAAAAAGCGAAGATCATACATACATAAATAAAATAATACCGTTTAATCACGGACGGCTAAGGTAAACAACGGAAAAGTGGACCCATGAACTTCAGATTGATCTTCGTGATGGATCTACTCGATGGCGCGGTCGTGCACGCGAAGCGAGGCGAACGTGACCAGTACAAACCAATCAACCGCTTCAGTTCCATCGTTCGGTCTTCGGATCCCGTACAGATCGTCGAGGAGCTAAAGCCCGCGGAAGTGTACCTCGCGGACCTCAACAGGCTCATGAACACGGGCGATAACCGCGAAACACTTAAGGAACTAAACAATCGAAATAGAGGATCGAAGATCATGCTGGATTATGGTATTAACGGATTTGAAGCCCTGAAGGAGGCGGTTGAAGCCAAACTCGCCGACACCTTCGTCTTAGGCACGGAGACCGCATCCCTGGACGTGATTGAGGCGGCATCGAAAAGCAGTATCCCGATATGTCT is part of the Methanomicrobia archaeon genome and harbors:
- a CDS encoding phosphoribosylformimino-5-aminoimidazole carboxamide ribotide isomerase, yielding MNFRLIFVMDLLDGAVVHAKRGERDQYKPINRFSSIVRSSDPVQIVEELKPAEVYLADLNRLMNTGDNRETLKELNNRNRGSKIMLDYGINGFEALKEAVEAKLADTFVLGTETASLDVIEAASKSSIPICLSVDLRNKTVLTRDKRLKRDPLSLLQKLNEYPIPDVIVLELDRVGTKSGIDFEFFERAVAVSDHTILCGGGVKSNEDLLIMEQLGVKGALIATAIHDGSIPVSALRQAYSHHE